A window of Mercenaria mercenaria strain notata chromosome 16, MADL_Memer_1, whole genome shotgun sequence contains these coding sequences:
- the LOC123539591 gene encoding uncharacterized protein LOC123539591, which yields MAIIFSMLLLSLATIVLGHGRLTDPPSRSTAHRYGFNTPFNDMDHQLSCGGYWNQWGINNGRCGVCGDPYQGPRENEAGGKYATGTIVRSYKEGQQINVEIEITVAHNGGWSEFRICPNNDVNKAVTQQCLDQFLLATPSGETRYIHQKTTGRFNIPLVLPPGLTCTQCVLQWKWNAASHNNCDPMTYECCKGCGPQEQFYGCADVSVEKSSSGTSGFHPKTTKSPFRPVFTRNTQPNGFIPIDIRSG from the exons ATGGCCATTATTTTCTCCATGTTACTATTGAGCTTGGCAACAATTGTCCTTGGACATGGCCGCCTAACAGATCCACCGTCACGGTCCACTGCTCACAGATATGGGTTCAACACACCGTTTAATGATATGGACCATCAGTTGAGTTGTGGAGGATACTGG AATCAATGGGGAATAAACAATGGCCGTTGTGGTGTTTGCGGAGATCCTTATCAAGGTCCACGCGAAAATGAGGCTGGCGGGAAATATGCGACAGGGACTATTGTGCGTAGTTACAAGGAAGGCCAACAAATAAACGTTGAAATTG AAATAACTGTTGCACACAATGGTGGTTGGTCGGAATTTCGAATTTGTCCAAACAATGATGTAAATAAAGCTGTCACGCAACAATGTTTGGATCAGTTTCTGCTGGCAACACCTAGCGGAGAAACACGATATATACACCAGAAAACAACAGGAAGATTTAACATACCGCTTGTGCTTCCACCGGGTCTAACCTGCACTCAGTGTGTACTACAATGGAAATGGAACGCCG CAAGTCATAACAACTGCGACCCTATGACGTATGAATGTTGCAAAGGATGTGGACCACAAGAACAGTTCTATGGCTGCGCCGATGTTTCAGTTGAGAAGTCCTCTAGCGGAACATCTGGGTTTCACCCAAAAACGACCAAGAGTCCTTTCCGTCCAGTGTTTACCCGTAATACTCAGCCAAATGGTTTCATTCCGATCGATATTCGCAGTGGATAG
- the LOC123540003 gene encoding uncharacterized protein LOC123540003, which translates to MTISSSLVLLSLANVVMGHGRLTDPPSRSSAFRYGFNTPVNYMDHQLNCGGFWNQWGLNNGRCGVCGDPYQGPRENEAGGKYATGTIVRSYKEGQQISVETEITVPHGGGWSEFRICPNNDVNKPATQQCLDQYLLASPSGETRFVHAGTTGKFRITLLLPPGLTCTQCFLQWKWNTKQHNNCNPETHECCMGCGPQEQFYGCADISIERSTIGESVRNPRTTKIPVRPVVTRNTQPNGFIPIDSRNG; encoded by the exons ATGACCATTAGCTCCTCGTTGGTTCTGCTGAGCTTGGCGAACGTCGTCATGGGACATGGTCGACTAACGGACCCGCCTTCACGGTCCTCTGCATTTAGATATGGTTTCAACACGCCAGTTAATTACATGGATCATCAGTTGAATTGTGGTGGATTTTGG aatcaATGGGGACTTAACAATGGCCGTTGTGGTGTTTGCGGAGATCCTTATCAAGGTCCACGCGAAAACGAGGCAGGTGGGAAATATGCGACAGGGACTATTGTGCGTAGTTACAAGGAAGGCCAACAAATAAGTGTTGAAACAG AAATAACTGTACCACATGGTGGTGGATGGTCGGAATTTCGAATTTGTCCCAACAACGATGTAAACAAACCTGCCACGCAGCAATGTTTGGACCAGTATCTGCTAGCGAGCCCTAGTGGAGAAACTCGATTTGTACACGCGGGTACGACCGGAAAATTTAGGATTACCCTGTTGCTTCCACCGGGTCTAACCTGCACTCAGTGTTTTCTGCAATGGAAATGGAACACTA aACAGCATAACAACTGCAACCCCGAGACACATGAATGTTGCATGGGATGTGGACCGCAGGAACAATTCTATGGCTGCGCCGATATTTCCATTGAGAGATCCACAATCGGAGAATCTGTGAGAAACCCGAGAACAACGAAGATTCCTGTTCGCCCAGTCGTTACCCGTAATACTCAGCCAAATGGTTTCATTCCGATCGATAGTCGCAATGGGTAG